TTTTGCCCCCAAGCCTAACCTGATTAGGCAAGGTATGAATTCACACTCAAAGGGGTAATTTGTTTTTTTTCATAGTAACTAACTTCTTTATGTTTGTGTAGTGTTTTTAAATTTATGATTAAGTGTTTTTTTGTTAATAATAGATTGCAGTACAATTGGTATATAATATGTTCtgtaattattttttatttgtttgctttgtaaacTTATTAATTTCTATGTGTACTGTATTATGTTGTATAGATGCATGCTTTTGTACTAAAATGTTATTTGTATTGTATGACTGATATCCTTTGAGTATAACTATCTGCCCACACGTCTAATATATCAACACTTTATGACCTTACTGTGCAGTGAAGATTCTGAATGTGAATTACGGTCGTGCCCTAAATGGTTCAGAAAGCTACTTTTGCTTTCAGGGAATGACTACTTGGGACTAAGATCACACCTGCCAGTTGCCAATGCTGCCACCAAGGTATATTCTTGCTGGTCTTTAATTCTTTATTGTGGGGCTTTGATTTTTTGATGCTCTCTCAAGTTTTGATGATTTCTGGTTGAATTTATGTATGTgtttgtaacaactctcactaaaatcaataattaggatggtaattacccaataaggaaaccctaattaagacacccaagtaattctgcataaaccctaaaatttccagaacaatcgaaattaggatcagggcccctaaaactcaaagggggtaaaacctagccaacgattatctaaataattcGTTGTCTAAACTGAATTTCACAAAACAGTtgagtcagcaaggctagtcccgaacctgGCTACTCTATAAATAGACTGCAtcccttacagaccgtaagggatatggctaacggtccgtaagcgtgtccaaaaattagtataaatagccgacattgggacttgcattctgtctttggaacgacgtaagAATTCACTGTGTACGTCGAACTATAGCAGAAACAATACAATTACCACACACGGGTCACGAAtcgctgccacaatcagggtaataactcgatcgctattacgattcaacgtccgatcgattataactatccaacgattgtttgagtgctgctcaaattgagctgatactttgttattcgtcgtgatttcgacttgaatatttgagtgctgttcgaattcggactatgctctgttattcgttgtgaatctgtTGAATTACTAAAGTATTGCACTTGTTGATCGTTGTgggggtttaatctcgtgaattggcgtaactgctgtattagttactaacccgtttgtgtgtgcattgttgttaaattaggttaatcaaggctaatcagtaggcttatactttgctcgttaaatctgcaatatgagtcattctcttttttatcaactgttttacaatactccatattattttccaaaagttataattacagggattaagtctttgtagtcttcaattacagccggtatgtggggtattgtgcacattactagtaTTTTTATCAGTTAGGTGGGCGTACCTAAATCCTGATAcgtcacttttaggtgaacggacctatTAGTGATTaacgtcacttgtgggtgaacggacccaacagtgatatgaccacagtcacagatccggtcgagtgacaagtactgtgggtaattggttgacatgtagaaacattgtaatcgctcttaatactgtaatttataaccaatatatcatttttagtaaactgaatgattcactcagtattttccccgctgacaaaacctttttcaaacatgtttcaggtaatctgttgtgatccaagaaaagtgcaatgaagcactacaagctcagagaagtggctcaatgtgaataaataaagaaacatgttttgagaaataaagatttccctgtgaaatcatcttattgtaaattatgggattttatccctaaactttatataatatattaaacgggcatttttagtattaaaagatcttgtattaaaagacttccgctgtcgccaagattagataccacgggattcctgccccgcggctcttgaaccgggtcaaaccgggacCGAGGGCCGTGACAGTGTCTATGTAGGATTATGATGAGAATTATCATGTTAATTTTGTACTCAAACATAGTGAATTACTGAATTCATTTCCCCCTTCAGCTTCGTTCTCGCCTCTCGCCAGTACCATCAAAACTGAAACCACCGTTCTCGCCAGCAATGAGTTTGGAGCCAAGTGAATTTCTTTCAGAATACTACCCAGGATTGCAATTTTAGGGTTGTGTGAACCAAAGAGACGAACACACCAAAGGGACGAAGAGGTAGTGAGTACGTTGTTTCTTCTTTATACATTACTTTCTTTCTACTAAATGGTTGGTTTCGTTCTTTGTGATTCATGTTAACTTCTTGACATCCCCTCCGGCCCCTTCATAGCTGCGCCACTGGTTAAAATGGTGTCATGGTGATGTTTGGTTGTATATTTGTCACTCTATCACTTTTATTttaggaataatggattttaataatcctaactattaACAGATGGCCAGCAATGGTcctaacttcaaaaataaccagtggtggtcccaccttttcatatattgtaaaccaatggacttTTAATAAACCGAAAAAGATAAGGGGATAAAAAGAAATTAAGATTGTATTATTAAAGGTCAAttagtttacaatatgtgaaaagctgggaccaccactggttattttttaagttgtaCCGGCCAATTGCtaatagtttggattattaaaatccattattcctttaTTTTATATTGTTGTGTGGTTGTACACTGTTCACGTtcgttttccttttataaattaaaaatggtgcttttgtttccttttataaattaaaaatggtGCTTTTGTTTATAATGCTGTTTAGACTTGTGTCCACTTAATGAGTTTGACCTCTTAAAAGTTAATAGGTTATTTTTGTAGTGTTTGGGTAATGTGTTTTAAGAATGAGTTTTAGtggtttgaaaagaagaaaaggaaaagttTGATTGTTGCAACCTTTTCAAAAAAGGATATGGTAAAGAAGAAAAGGAGAAGTGTTCCCGAACACACTCAATATACATTATCTTTGTTTGTTACGTTGTTAACGTAAGCCGTCcaacggacgggtattaaacttaGTTCATTATGGTGCACCCCTTTTTAACCCTTATTAGTATTTTAATAATTAACATTAACAATTAACATTAACAACCGGAAAGAAAAAAAGATAAATATTGTTTTGGTATCAAGAGGAAGACGGAGAATTCGGTAATCCAAATCACCGTCCGTCCAGAACACACTTCCGGGCTAGATCTCTGCAGGTaacatcttcttcttcttttatAACCGTTGATTCCGATTCTTGTTTACTGAAAGATTTAATAGTCGGCGTATTTTGGATCATCAGTTTTAGgttcatcgaaatcgaaacatgaatctgtttgtaaattGACCaattgtgtgtatgtgttagttAATTACTCACTCACTCACTCTGTTGTTGGAAGTAGAAGACTATATTGTTCGCACTCTAATAAAAACCTACTTTCATTTGAAGAGCACACATATGATATATGATGGATGGATGGACCATCGAGACTTAAACATCTTATATCCTAAATGAATCATACCTCCCAAGTCAGTTGAGGAGAATGAAGCCTTTCTCTACGAAGAAGACGCTTTCGGGTGAAAGAAAACCGTGAGTTTCTGGGGCAAGGTGGACGACGGTTTACTTGGGATGATTCACGTGTAATGAAATTCTTTCAAGTTTATTCTATATCTGGCATATGCAGTTTTTCTTCAAAAGCAAGGGTGCTTTTTCATAAACCTATACTGTTGTTATCTATATGTATATGTGCTTGTCGACTACATCATGTGTGCATATAATATGTAAACACAATGTTGTTTAATCTCATGTTGCATTATAGCTAAGTTTTTCTTTTAGCTTTATATACAAGTATGTGCTTCAACTTGTGTTTTCTTGCTTGCAGATCACTTACAGAGAAGCATATTAATAAGTACAAGCAATGGGGACCGAAAATCCCAACCATGCAAACAACTATTCAAGGCCACCTCAAAACAACAACTCACCTTTCTCATCATCTCGCCCTGTCGTTGGATCACAGGCATCTGCTTTCAGGCCAACACCAGTCCTTAGTACACCTCCATCTGGACCAGAGGTTTCTACTTTTCGCCCAACTGCTTCATATGTCCCACCAACCACCGGACCCTTCCAGCGTTTCTCATCCCCAACACCTCCACCACACACTTCTCCTATTGGACAGCCACCTGCAATGAGACCTCCTCCAACAATGAGACCCCAGATGCCACCAATGCATATGGGTTCTTCACCTCTAAGCATGAACGGGGCAGTAAATTTGCAGCAAAGTCAACCTTCACTTGGGCCAACAAATCCTTCTGCTGTCCGGGCTGCCCCATCATCTGCTTGGCCTGGCTATACTGCAACACCGCCAGCACCTGTTTCTCATAAAGGTAGTTATGGGCCCGCTCCACCTCAGCCGGCTGCTTCTGGCTCCTTCTCTTCTCATCAAGGCGGTTATGGACCCGCTCCACCTCAGCAGGCCGCATCTGGCTCCTTTTCTTCTCATCAAGGTGGTTATGGGCCAGCTCCACCTCTAGGAATGTATGTAGGGGGGCCCACACCTCCAGCGGGAGGTATGTCGGGATTGGTAGAGGACTTCAGCTCACTTTCAATTGGGTCGGTCCCAGGATCTTTTGATGCTGGGCTTGATTCTAAAGTGTTGCCAAGACCACTGGATGGTGATGTGGAACCAAGTTCTTTTGCTCAGATGTATCCCATGAATTGCAATTCAAGATATTTGAGACTCACAACTAGTGCCATACCAAATTCTCAGTCCCTGGTTTCCAGGTGGCATCTGCCTCTTGGAGCAGTTGTTTGTCCACTAGCAGAAGCTCCTGAAGGGGTGAGCAATTATACATGTGATTTTGGGATAAATAGTATAGTAGTTTTATTTACTTTTCAACTGCTTTTTTTTCAGGAGGAAGTGCCAGTTGTTAATTTTGCCACCACAGGAATTGTGCGCTGTAGGAGATGTCGTACATATGTGAACCCATATGTAACTTTTACTGATGGTGGAAGAAAGTGGCGATGCAATATATGTGCTTTGCTCAATGATGGTAATACTTTAGATATACTATTATACCAACAACTGGAATTACTAGCTTTAGTAATATATCACCACAAAGAATATCCTATTGTTCATAGAGATACCTAGCTTTAGTAAAAATCTTGCAGAAAGCACTTTTGCAGTCACACTTATTAATTTCTATCGTAATGTACAGTGCAAAATGATTATTTTGCTCAATTGGATGCCACTGGAAGAAGAATTGATTTAGATCAACGTCCTGAGCTTACAAAGGGTTGTGTGGAGTTTGTTGCTCCAGCTGAATACATGGTCCGGCCACCAATGCCACCTTTATACTTTTTCCTGATTGATGTATCAATAAATTCTGTTAGAAGTGGAATGCTTGAGGTACCCTTCCCTTGAATATTCTTTATCAAGTGTCGAGATAGTGATGCATTGAAAGGGCTTTCCGCCTTTGTAGCTACTTGATTTTCCTCTCTTTGACTTTTTAGGTGATTGCACAAACTATCAAATCTTGTTTGGATAAGCTGCCGGGAAGCACCAGAACACAGATTGGGTTCATTACTTTTGACAGCACAATTCATTTTTACAACATGAAGGCAAGTAAATCATGTTTTCATTTTCCCTAATATAATATTGCTTACTGAAGTATGTTGAACCTGTTTTTCCAGTCATCTTTGACGCAACCTCAAATGATGGTGGTCTCTGATTTGGATGACATATTTGTTCCGTTACCAGACGATCTCCTAGTCAACTTGTCAGAATCTAGATCTGTAGTGGATGCATTTCTTGACAGCTTGCCTTCCATGTTTCAAGACAATGTGAATGTGGAATCTGCTTTTGGACCAGCCCTTAAAGCAGCTTTCATGGTTATGGTTGGTTTTGACCGGTCCAATAATTAATTAGCTTCTGGAGCTGTATATTGTTGTGCATCAttgactttatttatttatttaatgcaGAGCCAACTGGGAGGCAAATTGTTAATTTTCCAAAGTACTCTTCCATCACTTGGTGTGGGTCGGTTAAGGTTGCGGGGAGACGATATTCGTGCGTATGGAACAGATAAAGAGAATGCTCTGAGGATACCAGAAGACCCATTTTATAAACAGATGGCTGCTGATTTCACCAAGTACCAGGTTGCAGTCAATGTTTATGCAGTCAGTGACAAGTACACCGACATTGCTTCTCTAGGTATGTGCTCATGGATGGTTAACTTCATTCTTATTGTATTGTATCATTTGTTTTGCCTTAGACATTATCGGCTGTTAAAGTTATGACTTATGCACTGATGATTGTCACCTTGTAGTTGATAAACAACATTGTGTGTTGTTTCCCGTTTAGGTACATTGGCTAAATACACAGGTGGTCAAGTGTATTACTATCCAAGCTTTCATGCTGCCATCCACAAAGACAAACTAAAACATGAGTTGGCTAGAGACCTCACTAGAGAAACTGCTTGGGAAGCTGTTATGCGTATCCGATGTGGGAAAGGTTGTTTGTTACCTTGCAAATTCTGGCTCTTTTTTATTGTGCACTAAatgcataataataataataatccaatTGTAAGCTTCTTAATTTTGTTTGTAGGGGTGCGTTTCACTTCCTATCACGGCAATTTTATGTTAAGATCTACTGATCTGTTGGCACTTCCAGCTGTTGACTGCGACAAAGCTTATGCAATGCAGTTTGCCCTTGAAGAAACATTGCTCACCACTCAGATTGTTTATTTTCAAGTTGCTTTACTGTATCCTTCACTAATGAAAATTTTAACGTTATTCTTGATAATCTTATTGGTCCAAAAAGATGTTTATGAatacttaaaaataaataaatagacaCACCTCATCCTGTGGTGAAAGAAGAATTAGAGTACATACAGCTGCAGCATCAGTGGTTGCTGATTTAGGAGAGATGTACCGTCAAGCGGATACTGGTGCAATTGTTTCTTTGCTTGGTAGATTAGGTAAGTAATCTTTTTTTCAGTATGATCATAATTCACTGATGCTATTATATAATATTGGGTTTGGGTTTTCATTATCTGCAGCAATTGAAAAATCTTTATCCTACAAACTGGAAGAAGCTCGTAATGCTATTCAACTGAGAATTGTGAAAGCACTTAAAGAATACCGTAATCTTTATGCTGTACAGCACCGTGTAGGAACCAGAATGATTTACCCCGACTCACTGAAATATTTACTGTTATACGCACTGGCTTTATGTAAATCAACAGCACTTCGTGGCGGTTATGCCGACTCACAACTTGATGAACGATGTGCAGCTGGTTTCACGATGATGGCCTTACCTGTTAAAAAAATGTTAAAGCTTTTGTATCCTAGCTTGTTACGTGTAGATGAGTATCTAGTGAAGGTAAAACCCATCTCTCAAATTTTACTTCATTTTTAAGCCAGGGTTGACGTGAACaccttttatttattttgtagTCATCTATGCAGAGTGACGACTTTGAGAAACTTTGTAGAAGGCTGCCACTTGCTGCACAGAGCTTAGATTCTAGAGGGATTTATATATATGATGACGGCTTTCGTTTGGTTGTGTGGTTTGGTCAAATGGTTTCGCCAGATATTTCCAGGAATCTAGTAGGGGAAGATTTTGCTGCGGACTTCTCAAGGGTATGTAGCATGttcattttgaaaatataaaatgAAGGAATGTTCTAACAGATGATatgattattattgttttaataatAAGCAGGTAAGTCTTGTACAACGCGAGAATGAAATGTCAAGAAAGCTGATGGGGATAATAAAGAAACTTAGGGAGGCAGATACATCGTATTATCCTTTATGTCATCTGGTAAGACAAGGAGAACAACCGCGTGAAGGTTTCTTTCTACTTTCAAATCTGGTTGAGGAGCAGGTTGGCGGTATGAATAGCTATGTCGATTGGATACTTCAAATACACAGACAAGTCCAGCAATAACTAATTCCAGGTATTATTTAAAACATACTTTTCCAAGTCATCTGCCATCATAGCACAAAGTATgaaaaattattatttaaaaattgGTTGTAGATGATGctgaaaatggatggatggtaaTATCACCGGCCGGTTTGAGTAGACCCCTTCTGATTGGTGATTGTTTAGAAGATTAAATGGTATGGTATGGGGGTGCTTCTTCATAGACTAGTCagtcatatatatattttttatttttacttttatttgtTCAGAAaccttttttgttttttgtttttgtgGTTTTACCCCTTGATAGATTTTTAATGGGGGTGGTGTATCTCTTTTCACAACTATTTACTTGATGCTTATCAAACAGAAACAGTTTTGAATAGCCACTTTATATAGAAAagataaaatgtttaataaataaaaaatatatcaacTTAAATCTTACTTCTAATAAAGGATTACAGTTAATGTCATATAGCACTTTCtcatttaattattaatataataatattaattattagtTAGTATATTAATATTTACGCTTATCCAAAACCATTTTCCAGTTATATATCAGGAATACAAAATTGATTACATTATTTGTTTAGGAAGAATTTCATAACTAAAAGAAACGATGAAGTGTAGTAGCTATTAATGATCGTTGTGTAATAAATAAATTCTAGCTCACGATTAATAAATGGTATTACATGATTCCAGTTTTATAATATTcctgtgtttttttttcttgaacaaACGAATAAAAGCTTAGCTATCCAGGGTAACCTAATGAATAATATTcctgtgtttttttttcttgaacaaACGAATAAAAGCTTAGCTATCCGGGGTAACCTAATGACAAAAGGTACCACTAGCTCACCATCTCTAATTTCCCGTCACCACGCCACCTCCGGTAaaaccttttaaatttaaaacggAGCTCAAATCTTTAATTATAATGCAAATATGCATTCCCTAGTTGTTGCATCTTATCTTATCTAGATATGCAAATAGCCAAGTAGTCTAGTTGTATTTCCTTCCATATATATAGAGATTGCATTGTAAGTTTACATGTGTGACAATTGAGTAAATCAGATATACTTTTAGTATCTCCTGTGTTCTTATTGAGTGGAGTCTCAATTTTTTAACATGGAATTAGAGCACATGGTCTCTGCTCTGTGAGAAAGTTCGTTTAAATACTTTTGTTTATTAAATCATGTCATGGTAGCTAACCCACTGTTAAGCTACTAAACTGTGTAGTACCGAAAACTTGACTGTAGTATGTTGTTGTGCCCgtatcaatgtctatcatcattgataaAAGTGTCAAGGTCAATAGTTCACGCCCCGTTTGCAAAACCCGGAAACTAATCGGTATAATGTGTGGGGATTTTCAGATAGATGTTCGTTTAGTACGCTTAGACATGAAATGTAAACTACGGTATTTAATTAGTAGTATTCCAATCCAGGAATATAAGGCGGTCCCAAATCCAGGGATAGTGTGGTTCCCAATACTCGGGAATGCATGCTTTTAGtaaatatgtgaactcaccttagattagctcGACAGATTAAGAGTGTACGGGCTagaatggtcaaccacgtcctattatggttaccaagaGTATTTGGGGTTGTTTATGCAATTCACGTAagtcctacacgtatctaacaatTAGCACGCGTAGAAGTTGTCACAGATATTTCACCGTATGGTTTTAATGCACATGTTTACAACCTATGACATGAGACACGCTAATCATACCATCAACAAGcacaaaatacttagttttgattataccaccactgCTGACTTCATCACCTTTGCGGGAagaaaaaccagctaacttagcatatgtTTGGTAAAACACGTATACTTGTTCGACAGAACTAAATTGCATTCCACCCACAGGTGTAGTTGATGCTTCAACCTCCGGAATATAAAGCCTTCCATCTACAGAATTAAATAAAAAGAGACAACATGTTTTAtaagtcttttgaaaatacgtcagtttacactggtaaatacaatcaaccgactcattttgaaaacatttcaaaaatgttttatgTGCACAAGGCAcatgattttcataaataacttgggacaattcaaagtgatcttgtatacagttttacatgcctGTTAATACATATGGGGCCTAGTACTAAACACCGAGAACACGATTAACCGGCACGCCACTTAAACCCACAAAGGGTATCCCCAATATGGGTAAGAAAAAATTTTATAATAGCATgagtgtatgcctacaccccgtgctcggtcgtggccatttgcaattaaatgagccgaggatatccaggacacggtcgcattaacccccaatgtttaagttatcagacaaaacagattaaaacgggttatgaagATTTTGTAGTCACAAGACAACatatgatcccatacccgactaagcggtaataatttaccatatcccaagcccgtatagggaaaataggttaagagtatttacttGTGCTAAAACTCGTTTTAATATGCAAGAATTATAAATAGCTCAGCCGTAATCAATTAACTAAGGTTGGTTGCAATTTACCGGAAAGCCCTAGTCTGGAATgaatggtataaataaccaattagaatgtcaACGGGTCctattcaagtcatagacttggaccggttaacttAAATTATCGAAAACGCTACGATACGcttgattaagcgatgaccggaatagaatgtggtttaaacccaacaagtactaagacttgtataatatgggtaaataATATACATtcttgaatttgaagtaaaaacAATAAGATTTGACCTGTTTCGGTAAACTTGCGTAAACTATTTACATAAGCTCAACCGTACGTGTATAAGCTATATCCGGTAACCGGATGAGTGATAAACAAGTTCTATATGCCAATATACTTTAAATAAGTTGTAACATCAGTAGGTTATCAACTTATATGACCATGAAagttttaaaatcaaaatatgcaccttaagggcattttagtcatcaTATGACATAGTTTAAGAACTTGCATAAAATCTGAGTTATGATCAAGTACCTACTGTGAAAACACtttaattatgttatattatCAGTACGTATATGATTTTGTATGATAGTTacggtttaaaaccatactatgcgccaaAAGCGCGTTTTGGTCATTATATGACATAATTTGCAAACTTTTATCAAAACTCAGGTTATAATCAGAATTAAAATACCAAAATATGTTAATAACTTTAGCATATCAGTAGGTAAATCATTTGCAAGTTCATTGTCGATTAAAACCAAGTTTTATGcaaaaatggcattttggtcAAAGTTAGGCATTTTATAGAAACTTTCATATAAACTCCGAATCTAATTATGATCATGTAGTATCACCTCAGAGGGTTATCCTACATTATAATACGATCATAATACAACTTAAATTCAGTAGCTAAGttagctaaatcgggtcagaattgaaagtcaaagcagaagtcaaactgctcgactttcggttgcgaatcGACCTTAAAACTGGAAATGACGGGCTGACCATGTTCATACATattctaatattaattaccaatttGTTTAAGTGTCAAAACATGGTTTATAATATACATGTGATCAATTTATAACATTTACAAAAAACTGACCTTTgactttttaaataataaaattttgacacGTCAATTGACCAAGTTAACATGATTttcaggaggtgcccttttgagggattaacacctacctaattacgatcatgtAGTCATGTTCGACTTGAACAATGGTTGGACCATAATGGTCTaaattgaaagtcaaagcaaaaatcGATTCTGTTTGACTTTAGGCTATCAAAGCCTATAAAACGAAAATGCATAggaaaggaacacttacaagtgatcCTTGGATGAACTTGAACTGAAATGGATGCTCCTATAGACCAGGAACCTCCTGAGGAGTAGAGAGAATGATAAAAGAAGAGGTGCAAGGAAATGAGGTTGCAAACCTCTTCTATTTATACTTGAAGATCATGTTTGAGATTGTTCCAGGTGTTAGCAAGTGTTAGAAGATGAGTACAAGTGTCCTAGGACGTGGCATGAGCAGCCTGAAGCTCATGGTTTCGAGTTAGTGGTTTCATGCATTTTTGTTTGGGCTCCAAGTCAAAATTTGTCGCTGGCACCTCTTTACAGACCTTAAGAGAattcctttgcggtccgtaaggcttCAACGCACACAAATGATCAGGCTTCCTTGCGGACTGTATGTTATACTACtctacggtccgtaaccgatcaacatttacaaaaataaaaggctcttgcggaccgtaagcacttaaGCTTGCGGTCCgtaaatggtcactcagaggCTTAAATTGAGCATGTTGACACCTTTAGTCCCTTCACATTcaaactttcaatgtttgtcataTTTAATCCCTCCCA
The Helianthus annuus cultivar XRQ/B chromosome 6, HanXRQr2.0-SUNRISE, whole genome shotgun sequence genome window above contains:
- the LOC110864264 gene encoding protein transport protein Sec24-like At3g07100 isoform X1; the protein is MGTENPNHANNYSRPPQNNNSPFSSSRPVVGSQASAFRPTPVLSTPPSGPEVSTFRPTASYVPPTTGPFQRFSSPTPPPHTSPIGQPPAMRPPPTMRPQMPPMHMGSSPLSMNGAVNLQQSQPSLGPTNPSAVRAAPSSAWPGYTATPPAPVSHKGSYGPAPPQPAASGSFSSHQGGYGPAPPQQAASGSFSSHQGGYGPAPPLGMYVGGPTPPAGGMSGLVEDFSSLSIGSVPGSFDAGLDSKVLPRPLDGDVEPSSFAQMYPMNCNSRYLRLTTSAIPNSQSLVSRWHLPLGAVVCPLAEAPEGEEVPVVNFATTGIVRCRRCRTYVNPYVTFTDGGRKWRCNICALLNDVQNDYFAQLDATGRRIDLDQRPELTKGCVEFVAPAEYMVRPPMPPLYFFLIDVSINSVRSGMLEVIAQTIKSCLDKLPGSTRTQIGFITFDSTIHFYNMKSSLTQPQMMVVSDLDDIFVPLPDDLLVNLSESRSVVDAFLDSLPSMFQDNVNVESAFGPALKAAFMVMSQLGGKLLIFQSTLPSLGVGRLRLRGDDIRAYGTDKENALRIPEDPFYKQMAADFTKYQVAVNVYAVSDKYTDIASLGTLAKYTGGQVYYYPSFHAAIHKDKLKHELARDLTRETAWEAVMRIRCGKGVRFTSYHGNFMLRSTDLLALPAVDCDKAYAMQFALEETLLTTQIVYFQVALLHTSSCGERRIRVHTAAASVVADLGEMYRQADTGAIVSLLGRLAIEKSLSYKLEEARNAIQLRIVKALKEYRNLYAVQHRVGTRMIYPDSLKYLLLYALALCKSTALRGGYADSQLDERCAAGFTMMALPVKKMLKLLYPSLLRVDEYLVKSSMQSDDFEKLCRRLPLAAQSLDSRGIYIYDDGFRLVVWFGQMVSPDISRNLVGEDFAADFSRVSLVQRENEMSRKLMGIIKKLREADTSYYPLCHLVRQGEQPREGFFLLSNLVEEQVGGMNSYVDWILQIHRQVQQ
- the LOC110864264 gene encoding protein transport protein Sec24-like At3g07100 isoform X2 produces the protein MGTENPNHANNYSRPPQNNNSPFSSSRPVVGSQASAFRPTPVLSTPPSGPEVSTFRPTASYVPPTTGPFQRFSSPTPPPHTSPIGQPPAMRPPPTMRPQMPPMHMGSSPLSMNGAVNLQQSQPSLGPTNPSAVRAAPSSAWPGYTATPPAPVSHKGSYGPAPPQPAASGSFSSHQGGYGPAPPQQAASGSFSSHQGGYGPAPPLGMYVGGPTPPAGGMSGLVEDFSSLSIGSVPGSFDAGLDSKVLPRPLDGDVEPSSFAQMYPMNCNSRYLRLTTSAIPNSQSLVSRWHLPLGAVVCPLAEAPEGEEVPVVNFATTGIVRCRRCRTYVNPYVTFTDGGRKWRCNICALLNDVQNDYFAQLDATGRRIDLDQRPELTKGCVEFVAPAEYMVRPPMPPLYFFLIDVSINSVRSGMLEVIAQTIKSCLDKLPGSTRTQIGFITFDSTIHFYNMKSSLTQPQMMVVSDLDDIFVPLPDDLLVNLSESRSVVDAFLDSLPSMFQDNVNVESAFGPALKAAFMVMSQLGGKLLIFQSTLPSLGVGRLRLRGDDIRAYGTDKENALRIPEDPFYKQMAADFTKYQVAVNVYAVSDKYTDIASLGTLAKYTGGQVYYYPSFHAAIHKDKLKHELARDLTRETAWEAVMRIRCGKGVRFTSYHGNFMLRSTDLLALPAVDCDKAYAMQFALEETLLTTQIVYFQVALLHTSSCGERRIRVHTAAASVVADLGEMYRQADTGAIVSLLGRLAIEKSLSYKLEEARNAIQLRIVKALKEYRNLYAVQHRVGTRMIYPDSLKYLLLYALALCKSTALRGGYADSQLDERCAAGFTMMALPVKKMLKLLYPSLLRVDEYLVKSDDFEKLCRRLPLAAQSLDSRGIYIYDDGFRLVVWFGQMVSPDISRNLVGEDFAADFSRVSLVQRENEMSRKLMGIIKKLREADTSYYPLCHLVRQGEQPREGFFLLSNLVEEQVGGMNSYVDWILQIHRQVQQ